The sequence TCGTTTAGTTGTCATTTGTTCTTTTGTCTTGGGAATGGGAATTATGCTTTTATTTGTGGACCTGGGCCTTCTCAATGAAGTATATCCGAACGTAAGTCTTATCCTTTTGGAATATTATTATAACACTTACTATGTGTTAGCTTTTGTTGCATTTTCTTATTTGATCATTGCCAAACTAAGATTCAATTTCCCTGCAATTCAGAAGTTCATGGAATATATTTATTTTGCCACATTCTTTGCCTGTGTCTTTTTTTTGATACTTTGTTTTTTCCCAAGTTGGATCCCACTAACAACCAAATATTTTTTGCATTCATTTTTATTTATGAATCTATTGTTCCTCTTTTGTTTTACTGTTTTTTTATTTCATTATTCTTTTACAGAAAATTATCTAACGCATCCGTTTTCTTTTATTTTTGAAAGATCAACTAAAATCTTTGAAGAACAAATCCCAGCTACAAGATCCAATTCCCGACTCATCAAAGAAAAACTTTGGAGTTTATATGACAAAAGAAATTGGCGTCATATTATGGATAGTTTTTGGTTTCAGATTCTTGTGGATGAAACATTAGACAATGCCTTGGAACATGGTGGCAAAAGGGAAGATGATATCATTACAGTACATGTATTCGAATCACGTAAGTTCATCGATGTATATGTGATTGATAGTGGGAAAGGATTCAACCCACGTCAAATTCCAAGTCCCATCGAGTCGGACCGAAAACTGGTGACGGGGGGACGAGGGATTCACATTCTGAAAAAACTTTTTGTGGTTCGTTGGAATTTTCTCGGGAATGAAGTGAGTATACGAGTGGATAAAACAAAGAATTCTGATTGGAAATCCGCAACCTAATCAAAACTCTTTGTTTTTAGTAGAAAACTAGTTTTACTTTACCGAATCAGTGTCCTTCGAATTCACAAATAGAAAATACATCAATTCCGTATGTATCTTTAATTCGTTTTGCTCCACCTAAGTCTGGTAAGTTGATGATTGTGGAACACTCATGAATCACACCTTTTAAATTTTGGATGAGTTTGATAGAAGCTTCAAGAGTTCCACCAGTGGCAATTAAATCGTCCATAATCAAAACTCGTTCTCCAGGGCTAATGGCGTCTGTATGAATTTCCACATGGTCCACTCCATATTCCAATGCATAAGACTCGGAAATGGTGGTGCCAGGCAATTTCCCTTTTTTTCGGATGGGTACAAACCCAACGCCTAGTTGGAAAGCCAATGCCGCTCCCGGGATAAAACCCCTCGCGTCAATGGCCGCAATTTTATTCAGTTTAGCATTTTGGTATCGTTCTACAAACATCCCAATGGTGAGTTGGAAACCTTCTGGATCAATGAGAAGGGAAGTAATATCGCGAAATAGAATTCCTGGTTTTGGGTAGTCGGGAATGGTACGAATCTTTGATTTAACAATGGACATAATAGGATGAAACCAAAGATGACTAGGGCTTTGCAATAAAAAAAGGCCGGCATTTTTTGCCGACCTTCTTTGCAAAGAATCCTTAAACTCTCTCTTTTAAAACTTTTATCTCATTTGTTTGAGAGCTAAGATTCTTTCTTCTAATGCAGGGTGGGTTGCAAATAGGGAAAGAAATCCGCCTTTGTTGGAAGAGATCTTAAAGGAAGCGATTGCTTCTCCTCTTGGATCTTCTGGCATTTCTACCATTTGTCGTAATGATTCTAAAGCAGAAATCATGGACTCTCTTCCCGCCAATTTGGCACCACCAGCATCCGCTCGGAACTCACGTTGGCGTGAGAAATAAGCCACTGCCATAGATCCAAGAATGGAAAACGCAATGTCGAGGACAATCGTCACAACAATTCGTACGATATGTGCCATTTCTTCTTTCACTGCATTGGCTGCCACATACGCAATGATGCGGGAGATGAACATCGCAAATGAGTTCACAACACCTTGGATGAGAGTGAGTGTCACCATATCACCGTTGGCAACGTGGGTTAGTTCGTGTGCAAGCACTCCATCTAATTCTTGGGCATTCATTCGGTTGAGAAGGCCTGTTGATACGGCAACAAGGGCGCTGGATTTACTTGGTCCTGTTGCAAACGCATTTACTTCAGGAGATTCGTAAATACCAACTTCTGGCATGGGAAGGTGAGCCCGTTGTGCAAGTGATTGCACTCGGCGATACACATCCATTTCTGGTGCAGAAGCTTTTTTAGGATCGATGATTTTGACTCCCATCGTCCACTTCGCCATCATCTTAGAAAGTAAAAGCGAAATAAAAGATCCCGCCATACCCCACATCAAACAGAATACAATGAGTTGCGTAAGATCTAAACCATAAGCACGGATACTAAATCCCATTGAACCAAGTAAGGTGGTCACAATAGAGATCGTAGTCATAATCAAAATATTGGTTAACAGGAAAAAACCGATTCGTTTGATCCAAGTCATAGGAAATTATTCTCCTTAAGGTTCTCATGGAACCTATTCATTAGACTGAAACTGTACTTGTCTTGGCTTGAGATTACAAGCAAATTAATGGTTTCATTTTGCCTGTTTTTCCTTGGGACCTAGGAACTGAACCAGCAAAAATAAGGTCGCAAGAGATAAATAAGCAATTGGGAAATCCCAACTGGCAAATTCAGTGAAACGATTTAAAATGGCATTCCCTTGGAGTTCGTAAGAATGAATCCAACCAATGGCAGAAAGGATCGCAGCAACACCAGCCCAAAGAGCGGCTTTTTTCCATTCTTTTTCTAAGATAAACACCACCATGGCGGACCAAACCATCGAAGTGATGAGAAATCCTTGGGAAAGAGAAAGAACTCCACTCAAAGCATAGGGGAGAAATGTTAAATGGGGAGGGATATCTGATAAGGAAAAATGAATGGTTTGTTTGACACCTAACTCCTGCAAGGTGGTTTGAAGTTTTCCATCCAAAAAGATAAAAACATTCTGGATGATAAGGACTGCCCAACCAGCAAAGGCAGGCAAAAGACCAACGACTACGGCAGGGGAATGATGACGGGGGATTGCTTGGAAGGCTTGGCTTGTGATGACAATCCCAATCCAAAGTACAATTGCCATTCCCGCTTCCACAGGAATGAGAGCTTGGATAAGACCCATAAGTCCAAACAAACTCACTACTGTCATAAAAATTCCCGAAAGTACAGAATAACTATGTTTTGCGCCGAGTGCCTTCCAACCTGGATGGCCAATGTAAATGGTTGTTGGAAAAGGAGAACCGAAAGCGGTTCCTGCAAGGGTTCCAAGTCCATTCACAAGTAAGGAAGTTTTTGTATCAAAACTATCACCAGATGCTTCTGCTGATTCAATGTTTTGTAATGAACCAATGACATTAAAAATTCCCATAGGAAGAATCACGGAAAAATAGGCTTTGATATTAGCGTAAGTTAAGGTTTCGATGAGAGGGCTAATGGAAAGTTGGGGAAAATAAAATCCTATGGTTTGTAATCCATTTTCAATGGCCCCAGGTTGATAAATGGGATCACCCCAAAAACTTGAAAGATAGGACAATAAAATTCCAAGGACAACGGAGGTAAGTCCACCGGGGATTCCAAATGGAAATCGAACCTTCCCAAAGTATTGTAATAAAATAACACCTAATGGGATAAAGGCGATGATTGGTCTTTCGAATGTACGAAGTAAAAAATCCATTGAGATAAAAGTGATGGCAATTCCAGCCAAAGCCGAAAGTAAAGCAGCTCTGGGAGTGTACAATCGAATTTTTGCAGCCACAAAAGATCCAATGACTTCAATACAACCGGAAATAAAAGATACAAGAAGACCTGCTTTCCAAGCAGCAACATAGTTCCCCGTGGCTTGGTAAGTGGGAAACATCACAAAAAATACAAATGCAAAAAGAGAAACTGTATTAATCCCGTAAGGAATTGCTGTAACGTCTGTACGGTTGGTCCTTTGACCTAATTTCCAGGCCTGCCACGCATAAAAGACATTCCCAACTAACAAAGAAACGGCGGCTCCTGGCAAAACGACAGCAGTGATAAAACCTAGTGGGAAACCACAAACTCCCAAACAAAGAGCAGAAAGAACTAAAAGTTGGATGAGGTTGTCTACCATGAGACCAAAAAAACCGTCGAGATCACCTCTGGTGATGGTAAAAAAATTCATTCGTTCCTTTTTCCCCCAAAATCAACTCGGATCACATTCCCATCCCCACTCACTTCTGGTTTGGTTACTTTTGGTTTTGATACATTTTCTTCTGGAGTCACAGAAGTTTCCACTTGTAAAAATCGAAGTTGAGTTGCTGAATTTTGAAACTTATCATAAATACGAAACACAGCATCCCAAGGAATCATTGTGGGTTCCCAAGCAGATCCAAATTGTAGTTCAGCAAATAAATAATCCGGTTTACTATCTAAAACTTTTACAGCTTTATCGCCGAACACAAGTACAATGCCGGATTCTTTTTCTGCATTGAGTAATCCACGTTTCCCAATTTCTAGTTTGGGATGAGGCATTACATGGATGTAAAATACTCCAAATCTTTCCCAATAGAGATTAAATAAATCTCTCTTAAACTCACGTAATGTTGTGATTTCTTCCTCGGTGAGTTTTTCGCTCATAAATTCCTTTTACCATGTGAAGTTTCCCACTCGATGTATTCATCGTGGATTTTGTATTCTGGAATGATTTCTTTAAAAGCACCAAAAAGTTCCCTATTTTTGTTGGCTTTGGCTAGAGAGAACAGGCGGTTTAATTTGTTTTGAAAGAGAAGAAGATTATAATTTTCTAAAGGAGCCGCAATTCGAATTTTTGGATGGTGGGTTTTTTTGATCCCTTCTTGGTTGAGAAGAAGTTCTTCGTACAATTTTTCCCCAGGTCGTAACCCAGAAAATTCAATCGCAATGTCTTTGTGGGGCGTGTATCCTGATAAACGAATCATCTCTTCTGCAAGAGAAAGAATTTTGACAGGTTCTCCCATATCTAAAATAAATATTTCTCCATGTTCACCCATACTTCCAGCTTGTAACACAAGTTGTGTGGCTTCTGGGATTGTCATAAAGTAACGAATGACATCGGGATGTGTGACGGTGACAGGGCCACCTCGTTTGATTTGTTCTCGGAAACGAGGGATGACACTTCCATTGGATCCGAGTACGTTCCCAAAACGAACGGTAATGAATTTTGTTCGTGAATTTTGTGAAATATGTTGGAGATAAATTTCCGCAGCCCGTTTGGATGCTCCCATCACATTGACAGGGTTTACTGCTTTGTCGGTGGAAATTAAAACAAATCGTTCAACACCGATTAGGCGGCATACGTCAGCTACGTTTTTTGTACCCATGACATTGTTTAAAACAGCTTCAGAAGGATTGATTTCCATCATCGGAACGTGTTTGTAGGCGGCAGAATGGAATACAACCGAAGGTCTATGTTCTTCAAAAATGGCAGAGATACGAGAAAGATTTTTTACATCAGCAATGACTGGTCGAATGTCAATGTTGAGATCTGAAAAACTTTTTCTAAGTTCATAATCGATTTCGTATAACGGAGTTTCTGCGGCATCTAAAATCACTAATACACTCGGTTTAAACAGTGCCACTTGACGACAGATCTCTGAACCGATAGAACCACCAGCTCCTGTCACGAGGATTACTTTTTTTTCTAAATAAGAACGAATGGATTCAATTTCTAAATCAACCGTAGGCCTTCCCAATAGGTCTTCTACTTGTACTTCGCGAAGTTGTGTGATATTGGGTTTTCCAGAAAGATACTCTCCAAACGTGGGAAGGATTTTGAAATCCACACCGGCACTTTCACATTCTTTCATGAGTTTGCTGACAACTCGTCCGTCTGGTTGAGGGACAGTCATAATCACTTTTTTTACACCGTAACGAACTAAAATTTTTCCAATCTCATCTGTAGCACCGAGGATGGGAACTCCTTGGATGTAACCACCTTTTTTGGAAAGGTTGTCGTCTAAAAATCCAATGGGTTGGTAATCCAAATCCACATTTCGTCTAATTTCTGTTAAGAATGAACTTCCAAGTTTGCCCGCACCAACAAGTAAAATGGGTGTCCCTCGTTTGGATTTGTCAGAATTAAAAATTTGTTCTCGAAGCATCCTCCAACTCAAAC is a genomic window of Leptospira bourretii containing:
- the htpX gene encoding protease HtpX, coding for MTWIKRIGFFLLTNILIMTTISIVTTLLGSMGFSIRAYGLDLTQLIVFCLMWGMAGSFISLLLSKMMAKWTMGVKIIDPKKASAPEMDVYRRVQSLAQRAHLPMPEVGIYESPEVNAFATGPSKSSALVAVSTGLLNRMNAQELDGVLAHELTHVANGDMVTLTLIQGVVNSFAMFISRIIAYVAANAVKEEMAHIVRIVVTIVLDIAFSILGSMAVAYFSRQREFRADAGGAKLAGRESMISALESLRQMVEMPEDPRGEAIASFKISSNKGGFLSLFATHPALEERILALKQMR
- a CDS encoding NCS2 family permease, which produces MNFFTITRGDLDGFFGLMVDNLIQLLVLSALCLGVCGFPLGFITAVVLPGAAVSLLVGNVFYAWQAWKLGQRTNRTDVTAIPYGINTVSLFAFVFFVMFPTYQATGNYVAAWKAGLLVSFISGCIEVIGSFVAAKIRLYTPRAALLSALAGIAITFISMDFLLRTFERPIIAFIPLGVILLQYFGKVRFPFGIPGGLTSVVLGILLSYLSSFWGDPIYQPGAIENGLQTIGFYFPQLSISPLIETLTYANIKAYFSVILPMGIFNVIGSLQNIESAEASGDSFDTKTSLLVNGLGTLAGTAFGSPFPTTIYIGHPGWKALGAKHSYSVLSGIFMTVVSLFGLMGLIQALIPVEAGMAIVLWIGIVITSQAFQAIPRHHSPAVVVGLLPAFAGWAVLIIQNVFIFLDGKLQTTLQELGVKQTIHFSLSDIPPHLTFLPYALSGVLSLSQGFLITSMVWSAMVVFILEKEWKKAALWAGVAAILSAIGWIHSYELQGNAILNRFTEFASWDFPIAYLSLATLFLLVQFLGPKEKQAK
- a CDS encoding polysaccharide biosynthesis protein, which produces MKSIPRRYWVFPVDILFMFLSYFLAHLVRFENIRFLDSYPDFWVCATIVVVSRSIVFLFSGIYRSLWSYASLHDLLSIIKATVLSSLVSTLALLFYNRFHQLSRMVPILDTLILLGFLCLRSLSWRMLREQIFNSDKSKRGTPILLVGAGKLGSSFLTEIRRNVDLDYQPIGFLDDNLSKKGGYIQGVPILGATDEIGKILVRYGVKKVIMTVPQPDGRVVSKLMKECESAGVDFKILPTFGEYLSGKPNITQLREVQVEDLLGRPTVDLEIESIRSYLEKKVILVTGAGGSIGSEICRQVALFKPSVLVILDAAETPLYEIDYELRKSFSDLNIDIRPVIADVKNLSRISAIFEEHRPSVVFHSAAYKHVPMMEINPSEAVLNNVMGTKNVADVCRLIGVERFVLISTDKAVNPVNVMGASKRAAEIYLQHISQNSRTKFITVRFGNVLGSNGSVIPRFREQIKRGGPVTVTHPDVIRYFMTIPEATQLVLQAGSMGEHGEIFILDMGEPVKILSLAEEMIRLSGYTPHKDIAIEFSGLRPGEKLYEELLLNQEGIKKTHHPKIRIAAPLENYNLLLFQNKLNRLFSLAKANKNRELFGAFKEIIPEYKIHDEYIEWETSHGKRNL
- a CDS encoding ClpXP protease specificity-enhancing factor SspB, whose protein sequence is MSEKLTEEEITTLREFKRDLFNLYWERFGVFYIHVMPHPKLEIGKRGLLNAEKESGIVLVFGDKAVKVLDSKPDYLFAELQFGSAWEPTMIPWDAVFRIYDKFQNSATQLRFLQVETSVTPEENVSKPKVTKPEVSGDGNVIRVDFGGKRNE
- a CDS encoding ATP-binding protein; translated protein: MKTSFSILAAFFCIGDLTILCDTLFLENQILNQPHIISTYLVFESFILLFFGLQFPTFFRNFSRLVVICSFVLGMGIMLLFVDLGLLNEVYPNVSLILLEYYYNTYYVLAFVAFSYLIIAKLRFNFPAIQKFMEYIYFATFFACVFFLILCFFPSWIPLTTKYFLHSFLFMNLLFLFCFTVFLFHYSFTENYLTHPFSFIFERSTKIFEEQIPATRSNSRLIKEKLWSLYDKRNWRHIMDSFWFQILVDETLDNALEHGGKREDDIITVHVFESRKFIDVYVIDSGKGFNPRQIPSPIESDRKLVTGGRGIHILKKLFVVRWNFLGNEVSIRVDKTKNSDWKSAT
- a CDS encoding adenine phosphoribosyltransferase, whose amino-acid sequence is MSIVKSKIRTIPDYPKPGILFRDITSLLIDPEGFQLTIGMFVERYQNAKLNKIAAIDARGFIPGAALAFQLGVGFVPIRKKGKLPGTTISESYALEYGVDHVEIHTDAISPGERVLIMDDLIATGGTLEASIKLIQNLKGVIHECSTIINLPDLGGAKRIKDTYGIDVFSICEFEGH